The genomic interval GTGGTGGGAGGGTTGGAAAGGGGCTGAAAATAACAAAGCCCGTTGACGACCGCGTTATCCAATACCAGTGCCGCGTCGCCGTTTACTTTCGCGCTTGACGTAGCGGACCCCGCAGAGCCGTATATATTTATTCTAAATGAAGAGCCCTCTAATCTCTTGAAATTATTGCCTTGGAATTCAAGACGAACTCCGCCTGTATCGGCGGTTGAATTGTTTCCATATACACGTCCGGAGGGAGAACATGTACTGCCGATATTTATATCCCCAGACGAAGAGATAAATATAGAGGCGGCGGTGCCGTTGATATTGGCGTTAGAAGCGTCTCCATTTACATATCCGGACCCGCTGTATGACGTGATTGTACCGGACTCTATCGTCGTGGTTACATTTCCTTGGACCTCAGCGTTTGAAGAACCGGCGTTTACATATCCGGCCCCATAGTAGTACGAGATTGTGCCGGACTCTATCGTCGTGGTTACATTTCCTTGGACCTCAGCGTTTGAAGAATCGGCGTTTACATACCCGGCGCCAAAGCATGAAGAGATCGTGCCGGATTTTATCGTTGTACTCACGTCGCCTTGGACATCAGCACTTGAAGAACTCTCTTTTACATATCCGGCACCGTAGTAGTATGAGATTGTACCGGACTCCATCGTCGTGGTCACATTGCCGCGGACCGCAGCGTCTGAAGAACCGGTGCTTACATATCCGGCGCCGTAGTATGACTTGATCGTACCGGATTTTATCGTTGTGCTCACGTTGCCTCCCGCCGCCGAAGGATTGCCGTCGAGATCGAATCCCACGGTAGCTTTGCTGTTGGCTACACTAGCTCGTCCCGCGGCGTAAAGGCCGGTCCATGTCCCGTTCGTACCATCAACGATCGTCGTTATGCCGCCTCCAACGATACAGCTTCCAGCAGCGTAACCGCCGGCGCCTGTGTAACCGCCGCCGATAAAAGATGAAAGTTTCGCGTTTTTCCCTATGTGTGTCGTGATATCGCCGCCGATAAAAATAGCGCCGTCAAGAACATATCCGCCTGAGAAAAACCAGGAGCCGGAGAGCCCGTCGCCGATAGTTATTTTGAGGTCGTCGCTGATTTTTATAGAGGCTTCGCTGCTGTCAACGGTCTGACCAGTTCCGTAGAAATAGCCGTGGCTACTGGCCCCATTTAGGTGAAAATCATTCCCAATATCAATGCGGATGTTTCTGACGTTCAATTTTCCCTTAACGTAGCCAGCTCCGCAAAAAGGATTTATTGTGGACATCCTGTCGCCTGCGGTAATAGATATATCTCCGGATATATTAACCGAGCTATTTTCATTGTCTATGTTAACGCCAGTTATTCCGTAACAGGCAAAATCGTCGCCGATCTTTATCCTGACGTCGCCGCTGATATTTACGGTGCCCTTTGATGGATTTATGGAATTTTCGATGTCCGCGCAGCCGATAATAGAGGAAGATTGATTAAGCTCCGGATCCAGCATGGAACAACCATTTCCGACATTGACATCGATGTCTCCGGATATATTTGCCTCTCCGCCGCCCGAGGATATTTTTACGCCGCCGTTGACTCTTGCGTTGTTATGTTTGCTTGCCGCGCCGTCGTGAAGGTTGACCGTTATATTGCCGCCGATGTTGATTTTTCCGCCGTCAATCATCTCCCCGCCGCCGGTGACGCTGGTGACGTATGTCGTGCCGGTGGTTATTTTGTGAATATCCACCGTTATGTCGCCGGATATCTCCCCCGTATGACCCTGCCCATAGGCATAAGGGCCGCCGTTGATGCCGAATCCGAGGCTGTTGTCCACGCATCTGTTAATGTCCAGATGTACGTTCCCGATCACCCTTGATACCGTGCCGCCGTTTCTGTTCCAGTCGTCGTCTATACCCGTGTACGCATATCCGCCTCCGCGGATACCGTCTATGCGGTTTTCGTTTCTTGTGTCGGCAAAATCAGCGCTTGCCACTTCGATGTCTATGTTTCCGATGATCTCCTGTACGACGTCGCCGGAGGCCGCGGAATGGTATGGCCGTGAAACCATGCCGCCGCCGAAGATTAGGACAACGTCGGCGTTAGTCTCTCCGGCGAATGATTTTTTACCTGTCAGGATTTTTACGTCGCCGTACTCTCTGAAGGTTCCCACTGCGTTCACGACTTTGCCGCCGCCAAATATGCGGGGACTGCTGGATCGCATGTAGCCAGACCTGCCGGTGTCTCCGCCCTCAAGGTCGATGGTTACCGGTATCGGGTTTGCCTCCGTTCCGATGTTTGAGTTATAACCGCCGCCGAAGATATAACCAAGATTCCCCGTCTCCGTGAGGGTGATTTTGATCGCCGAACTGCCCTCGGAGGTCATGTCGGCGGAGTCGCATCCGCCGTATATCACGGCGCTCTTTCCTTTGACCGTAATATCGATGTTTTCTCCGTCTTTTAGGATGAGGTCCCTGGCGTGGGAGCCGCCATAGAGGGAGCCGTCGAAGTAGACTTTTTCACCGATCGTAATGGGGATGCCGTTGGCGTACAGATTGAGCGAGGCGTCACCGCTTGACGTGCTGATTTTGCAGTCGCCGGAGGCCGACTCGATTGAAAGCGAGGTTAGCCCTCTGTCTGTCGGCACGTTGATGTCGCTGCTGTCGGGCATAAAATTATCTCCCGAGAGAATGACCGTCAGGTCGCCGATGTCGCCGGCGGAGACTTTGTCAAGGTTTTTCAGCGCGCCTCTGAATGTCTCAAACGGGTCGCTGTCCGTTCCGGAACCTTTGTCGTCGCTTCCGTCACCGCCGCCGGAATAATGCACGTAAATGGTGGTATGCGCTGGAGTGGCTGCTGCGAAGCTATGCAGTAAAATTGATGAGGCTAAAATGAATAGTAGAAGCGGTAGAATTAAATAAACTTTGCTATATCTTTCTGGGGGGGGCAATCCGAGTTGATTTTTGTGGTACATCATGGGATTTAGCTAGACCAGGCATAATAAAACTCTCCTCTTTAAGTATCGGGGTATTTTATGAGTCCAATAATACACTCCTAAATTATCTTTTGCAAGTTTTGTGAAGGGTAAAAATAAGGATAAAATTTTATTTGAATTGTTTGGTTTTTGCCGGTTTGTTTTTAACCTTTTCGCTATACGAATCGTTTGGATAAAATGCCGCCGCTGCGGCGGCATTTTATCCGGAGTTTTTATTTTTTGTATATCATCGGTGTGTATCTCATACCATTGTTCGTCTGTTCTTCCGTCACGGCGGTAAATCCGAGCCTCTTATAAATGCCGACGGCAAAGGCTGAAGAATTTACGGTGATCGTCTCCGACGAGCTCTCGCCGAGGGCCGCCTCGAAGAGTTTTCTGCCGACGCCGCGCCGCTGGTGCCTTCCCTCGACGAAGAACAGCGTGACATGTTCTCCCTCATTGCCCATGGCGATCATGCCGGTGAGTTCGTCTCCCTCATACGAGCCGTACATTTCGAGGGCCTCTATCTTTTCTCTGTCCGCCAGAAAACGCCGGAATGTCTCTATGCCCTCTTTCGGGTAATCGTGTGCCTCGTACTGTATAAAGACATCCATCGCGAGCGCCAGCGCCAGCTCCCTTTCCGCGGGGAGAATCTTTTTTATAAGCATGACAGCCGCCCTATTCGCCGAAGCCGCGCAGATTCAGCTTTTCGGAGAGCAGCTCCAGCGCCTTTATCCCCGCGACGGAGTTGCCCTTCGCGTCGAGGGCGGGGGAGAAGACCCCGATCCCCATACGTCCGGGAACGGAGACGAGAATGCTGCCGGAGACGCCGCTCTTGCCGGGCAGGCCGACGCGCACCGCAAACTCCCCAGACTCGTTGTATAGCCCGCAGGCGCTCATAAGTCCGAGCACCGTGAAGACGGTTTCCCTTGTAAGGATCTTTTCTCCCGAGTGGATTGATATTCCGCCGGAGGCGATCATCGCGCCGATCTTCGCCAGGTCGCCGCTTGTGCAGCGCAGACTGCATAGTGTGAAGTAAAGGTCAAGGATCGCCTCGACGTCGCCGTGCAGCAGCCCCATGCTCTTCATAAAAAAGGCCAGCGCCCTGTTCCGGTCTGCGCTCCGTTTTTCCGAGGCGAAGACCCGTTCGTCGAAGCCGTTTTCCCTGCCGGTGATACTCTTCATAAATGCGATGAGCCTGCAGGCGGACTCATCTTTATATGCCTTGTAGATGAGCGAGCATACCGCGATCGCTCCCGCGTTCATGAAGGGATTTGACGGTTTGGAAGAGGTCATCTCAATACGCATGAGCGAGTTGAATGAGTCGGCGCTCGCCTCCATGCCGACATGACGAAATACGTTGTCCCTGCCGAAGTTCTCTATCGCGAAGGCTAAGGCAAGGATCTTGGAGATAGACTGCATGGTAAAAAACTGCCCGCTGTCGCCCGTCTCTATCATTTGGCCGTCAATGGGCTGACAGCTGAGCGAAAAAAGCTCCGGAGACATGAAAGACAGCTCCGGTATATAATCCGCGACTCTTCCGTCTGCAGACATGACGCGGGAGATATTTCCAATGTCGTTTAGAAGCTGCTCTTTTAATAAATTATCTTGTTTTTTCATGGATAGCTCTCCTTGACCGTTTTTTATAGCTTAGGGTTCACTTATAGCACATACAAATAATAGCGATAATCGCTGCCATAAATGGATATATTTAGACAATTATGGCTAGTCCGATACTAGAATGCGATATCCTAATAGTCCTACGCCGTGGTGAATGGCATGCTGACACACATTGTAGCAAATGCATCCTGTGCCGTATAGCATTTGCCAAACCCGGTATTGGTGATAACAGAAGATAATAACCTATTTGTATCTGCATACGGAAAGCGCCGCAATTCACAGTCAAACCTCAGTCCATTAAAAAGTCAAATGGAAACATTAAAAAAGCGCGCTGTATATTTCTAAATATTCACGCTATGCTGTAACTGTAAATTTCATAAAGGATATATTCGTTTGTAATTTTTGGAATTTACCCACAATAAAACTGTTTTTTAATCATAGGTATGTGGCTGAATGAATCCGCAGCAGTATTTGAGTTGGTCAGAGCCCCCTGTTCAACTTACTGTTGTTTTATTGTCCGAAGGGAGAGGATAGATATCAGTGCTCTGGCATAGATTACGGTCAGTGAATATTTAAATATGCAATTTAGTATAACAAGAAGCTAAATATTCCACAGATATTTTACTTGTGCTTATGGTAAGAGGGTGACGGTTATGATTTATGTCGATGATACAACAATAAGACAATGGCTTGAGAAACGAGCGAAAGATGAAGCGGATAAGGTTTTCTGCATTTATGAGGACGTACCTATCACGTATGGTGAAATAGAGGAAAAAGTTAACCGGCTTGCAAATGGTTTTCTCAATCTTGGTTTCCGGCGCGGAGATCGTATCGCTATAATGATCCCCAATCACCCGGACTTTTTCTTTATGGTATTTGCCTGCGCAAAAGTTGGTTTGACATATATTCCCCTCAATACCAACCTCAAAGGTGCCAACCTCGACCTGCTGCTGCAGCTTTCAGACCCTCGTGCTCTGCTCGTTGACGAAAGTTTTGCGGATATTATGGCGGAGAGTTTGGGCCGAGTCGGTTTGAATAATATTGAGTTTATCTTCACGCGCGGCAATGCCGATTTCTCTGAAACTGGTATTGCTCACCAACTACCTTTTTCTTCGGTAGGTGCGGATGCTGAAGCTACTCCTCCTATCGTTCCAGGCGCAGGACCTGAAGATGTACTGGCGATCTCCTATACATCAGGAACCACTGGTGTACCTAAGGGAGTCTTATTGACAGATAGAATGTTGCGCACGTGTGCTAAAGGCGCGGCGATTGCCAATGAGGCTGGTCCTGGTGAAGTAATGCTGATGTGGGAGTCATTCTGCCATATTGGCGGCGTGCAGATGATATGTGTATGCTTGATGTATCTTTCCGTTATGGCTTTGCTTCCTCGTTTCAGTGCGTCGCGTTTCTGGGATCAGGCCCGACATTACAAAGCGACTCGTGTGCACTATCTGGGAAGTGTATTGCCGATCTTATTAAAACAGCCGCCAAGAGCCGATGATAAAAATCACTCGGTAAAAATCGCCTGGGGGGCAGGTGCTGCCCGTCAAGTTTGGAAAGAGTTTGAGGATCGTTTTGGTGTGCAGATTCATGAGGCATATGGCATGACCGAATGTTCCAGCCTGACGACGGTCTGTCTTGATGGCAAAATTGGTTCTATCGGTAAACCACTGCCTTACTTTGAGGTACGCATCATGGGAGATGACGGCAAAGTCGTGCCGACAGGAGAACTTGGTGAGATTCAGGTTAGAGGTAAACAGCCAGGGCTCATTCTCAAAGGATACTTCCGAAATCCGGAAGCGACAAGTAAATGCCTGCTTCCCGATGGTTGGTTCGCCACTGGTGATTTAGCTTACATGGACGAGGAGGGGTATATCTTTTTTAAGGGTAGGTCAAAAGATAGCCTTCGCATTAACGGAGAAAATGTTTCGGCCTGGGAAGTGGAGCGGGTCATCAATGAATATCCAGATATTGAGGAATGCGCCGTTATAGGCGTTCCCGGTGAATTGGGCGGGGATGATATGAAGGTATTCATAAAGTGTGTTTCTGGCAGGAACAGACCGAATCCCGCCGACATTGCCAAATGGTGTGAACCACGGATGGCTAAATATCAAATCCCACGTTATTACACGTTTATAGATTCGTTCGAAAAAACAGAAAGCCAACGAACAAAGAAAAATGGACTTTCACGCTCTATTGACGATAGTTGGGACCGATATGCAAAGTAATTGATTTTTGTTCGTTGCTTTATGTTCGCAAATTATATTCAAATTATATTAAGGAGGTAATGCTATGAGTTCTGTAATTATCTATGAGAAGAGGGACAAAGTTGCCTATATCACAATTAATCGTCCTGAAGTGTATAATGCCCTCAATAACGAAACGAAGCATGAACTATTCCTGGCGATTAAGGATTATTCCAAAGACGATTCCTTGCGCTGCGCGGTATTGACAGGCGCAGGCAAAAATGCCTTTTGCGCTGGCCAAGACTTCAACGAAAGCCACGATATCAAGCCTGACAAAGCTAAGGAATGGATTGACTCATTCCTGCCATTCTATGATGAAGTCAGAGGGCTTGAGAAACCGATAGTTTGTGTGGTTAACGGCGCGTGTGCCGGCTCAGGTTTCCAGCTTCCTTTGCTTTGCGACATTCGCATTGCGACGCCCAATGCGCGTTTTGGTATGACGGAGATCGACGCAGGATTCCCCACAATCACTGGCAGCAGTCTCCTGTGGACAAACCTTGGAAAGAGCCTTACTGTAGATCTGTCTTTGACCGGACGTCTGATGAGTGCAGAGGAAGCTCTGCATCATGGTTTGATCTCAAAGATCATTCCTTGGGAAAAACTGGACGAAGAGGTTGCGGCGTATTGTGAAATGCTTTGCTCTAAGCCGCCGACGGCGATTCGCACGATGAAGAAGTGGTTCAATATGATTGAAGAGCCGCAGTATCGCGCCAGCTTCTATTACGCGGCGGAGGCTCATTTCCGTGGCTATGCATCGGGTGAACCTAAGATTTGGCAGGAACGCTTTATGGCTAAGCATAAGGCAAGAAAAGAGGCAGAGAGTAAAGATTGATGTCTGCTTATTTGTGTGAAGCCTTGTTATAACGGGCGGTATCTGTTATAGGTTGGGTATTTACCCTTTTGTTGGCGGTTGTCATCGCTTGATGCAATGGCAGCCGCCTTTATGAAAGTTAGCCTAAATAACATGATGACTATTTTTTTAAAAAGGGTGACGGATTAATGGGTAAACCTTTGGATGGTATATTGGTAGTAGATTTTACGATATATTTCGCCGGCCCGTCTGCCGGAAAAATTTTAGCAGACTGGGGGGCAAATGTCATAAAGGTTGAGCCGTTAGAGGGAGAACCTGGGCGTTATTCAGGTGCGGTTATGGGGTTGAGGGCGGACGATGGTTCCAACCCATATTGGGAGCTGTTAAACGGGGGAAAACGCACGATATCAATAAATATGAAGAGCACTGATGGACAAAAAATAATGGACCGCCTACTGGCGCGGGCTAATATTTTTATTTCTAACTGCCGGCTGCAGGCGTTATCTCGTCTAGGATTGGAATATGAAACAATGTCGGTCAAGCATCCTCACATTATCTGGGGTCACATATGCGGATATGGGCATAACGGAGACGAGTCTGGGAAACCGGGATTTGACGCTGCCGCATTTTGGTCTCGTTCTGGAGCGCTTTTGGATGTGGCGGATAAAGACGGCAATCCGCTGACTAATCCGTTTGCAATGGGGGATATAGCTACCGGTTGTTCACTTGCGGGAGGTGTTGCCGCCTGCCTTTATAAACAAGCGATGTCTGGACGGGGAGAAAAGGTGGTAACGTCGCTTTATGCGACAGGTATTTGGCATTCAGCATGTTTAGTCCAGTCAACATGGCATGGCGATGAATGGCCGAAAAGCCGCAGGCAGCCATTTAGCCCTCTGTGCAACTCATTCCGCTGTAAAGACGGCAGGTGGCTGTATATGTCTATTATGGAATATAAGCGTTACTTTAGTGTTCTTTGCCGTGTCGTTGGCAGGCCAGAGTTAATCGTTGATCCACGTTTTAACAATGAGCCGGCGCTGCGCGAACATTGTGCTGTTTTTACGAAAATACTGGATGAGGCTTTTATGGAAAAAGATTATGAGGAATGGGATCGTTTATTGATAGAGGCGGACATCGTACATGATCGTATCGGTCATTTCAAAGATGTGGCAAGTGATCTGCAGGCGTTAGCGAACAATTATGTCTACTTTACACATGACAGGGAAGGTACGGATGAATTGATCCCCGCAACCCCTGTGCAATTTGGCGAGTGGAACATGGAGCATAAGAACGCTCCACTGATGGGCGAAAATACAGATGAAATAATGACAGAACTAGGCTATTGCCAGGAGGATATTGAGCATTTTAAAAAAGGCGGTACTATTAGTTAGCCATTGCATATAAAAACTCTTACTTTTCAGAGAGATTATTTGTCAGTCTGTACCTGTTTTGTCTTTTGTTTTTTCACAACCATTTCAGCACATTCTATAAAGGATTTTGTGGCAGGGGACGCATCTGACAACAAAGGTACAGCCATTCCCAATGTGCGGTAACAATGAGGTGATAGCTCCCTTAAAACTACTCCGTCCTTTTCGTTTTCGGCAATTAGTCCAGGTACCAAGCAAACCCCCAAGTTTTGCCGCGCCATGCTTATCAGCGAATAATCAAAATTGGTGGTATAGACAACCCTTGGGGTTATCTGGGCTAGAATTTTTTCCACATCTAAATCTCGGCCCGTGGGTGCGACAAAATGTAGTATTGGAGCATTGTTAAGCATTTTAATCGGCAGTGGATCGTACTCAGCCAACTGGTTTTCCGGCGACATTGCAGCATAAATAGGATCTTGCAGCAGTTCAATAAAATCATAGCTATGGTAATCCTGCTGACTTAAAAACGCGACGTCAATAGTGCCTTCGTCAAGACATTTTTCCATATCGCTGCAATTGCCTTTCATTAGCGAGATGTCGATATTCGGGTGCTGTTTGAGAAATTCTTTTAAAATCTCCGGCAGATAAAATAAAGTTACGCTTGTATAACTGCCTATACGGATACTGCCCCGCGTCAAACCCTTAATCTGCATTATTTTGTGATTCATTTGATGATTAATATCTACTAAATCAGTAAAAAATTGTATCAGCTGTTCTCCATCGGGTGTCAAGGAGACGCCCGAATGACAACGTTTTAGCAGACGGAAGCCAACCTCTTTTTCTATCCCGTTTATAATGTGAGTTATTCCTGATTGAGTATAACCTAAGGATTCCGCAGCTTTCGTTAGGTTATTATGTTCTATAACTTTTAAAAATACCTGCAGCTTATTGATATCCATAGAAATCTCCCCTTATAAAAATTCTTTCCTTAATTTTATACAAAAATTCATAAGATGTTCATGAAAGAATGTAATGGAAAGATTAACAAATATAATTATCATCATAGGTACGTGCGTGTTAATATTTATTTAGATAATTCAGCCATATTAATAAAGCAAATGTGTATATTTATATTTTTTGCTAAACTTCACAAAGCATTAAATTACTACCTATGATTTTAAGTTCGCACGGCGAAGGGGCTCGCCGATTCGAACTACACAAGAAACAGTATTGTGCCGTACTCGATTAGTACCGCTGTTTTGTTTTTTGTACCGCATATTCAGAAAACCGAAAAAGGAGAATATAAAAATGGCTGAAAACAGAACATTCCGTAAACCTACATTGGCCGAAGCTATCATTGTCGTACTGGCACTTTTTCTTCCAATCACGATAGGTAATATAATATTGGGCTATAATATAATTTTAATGTTGTTAGTCGCAGGTTCCTTGGCATCTTTAATGGCCATGTGCATCGGCTGGCGATGGAAAAAAATTGAAACTTCCATCATCAAGCATTTGGACGGAGCCATGCCTTGTGTGTTCATACTATTTATGATTGGTGTCGTAGTCGCATCGTTTATTTTTGCCGGCTCCATACCGATGCTTATCTATTATGGAATGCACATGGTAAACCCTAAATTTCTGATGCTCTGCTCGCTGTTGATTTGCTCTGTGTTGTCCGTAGCAACAGGTTTGTCTTGGACTTCTGCCGGTACTGCTGGTGTCGCTCTGATGGGTATTGCCATGGGGCTCGAAGTTCCGCTTCCTCCCGTTCTTGGAGCTATCGTTGCCGGTGCAGTTATTGGTGACAAATTATCCCCTCTTTCCGATACTACGAATCTTGCCGCGATGGCCACCGGTGTTTATCTTTATGACCATATCAGAAGCATGCTGTGGACGACTGTTCCGGCTTTTATAGTTGCCGCAGTCATTTATACAGTCTATGGTTTAACCAGTATTTCCGGAGGTTCTCTAGAGTCTGAGAATGTTACGATTATGCTGCGGCAGATGGATCAAATATATAATTGGAATATACTTTTGATGATTCCGTTTGTCATTATGATCGGCGGAGCTCTTTTGAAATAT from Cloacibacillus sp. carries:
- a CDS encoding GNAT family N-acetyltransferase, with amino-acid sequence MLIKKILPAERELALALAMDVFIQYEAHDYPKEGIETFRRFLADREKIEALEMYGSYEGDELTGMIAMGNEGEHVTLFFVEGRHQRRGVGRKLFEAALGESSSETITVNSSAFAVGIYKRLGFTAVTEEQTNNGMRYTPMIYKK
- the glsA gene encoding glutaminase A; this translates as MKKQDNLLKEQLLNDIGNISRVMSADGRVADYIPELSFMSPELFSLSCQPIDGQMIETGDSGQFFTMQSISKILALAFAIENFGRDNVFRHVGMEASADSFNSLMRIEMTSSKPSNPFMNAGAIAVCSLIYKAYKDESACRLIAFMKSITGRENGFDERVFASEKRSADRNRALAFFMKSMGLLHGDVEAILDLYFTLCSLRCTSGDLAKIGAMIASGGISIHSGEKILTRETVFTVLGLMSACGLYNESGEFAVRVGLPGKSGVSGSILVSVPGRMGIGVFSPALDAKGNSVAGIKALELLSEKLNLRGFGE
- a CDS encoding AMP-binding protein, producing MIYVDDTTIRQWLEKRAKDEADKVFCIYEDVPITYGEIEEKVNRLANGFLNLGFRRGDRIAIMIPNHPDFFFMVFACAKVGLTYIPLNTNLKGANLDLLLQLSDPRALLVDESFADIMAESLGRVGLNNIEFIFTRGNADFSETGIAHQLPFSSVGADAEATPPIVPGAGPEDVLAISYTSGTTGVPKGVLLTDRMLRTCAKGAAIANEAGPGEVMLMWESFCHIGGVQMICVCLMYLSVMALLPRFSASRFWDQARHYKATRVHYLGSVLPILLKQPPRADDKNHSVKIAWGAGAARQVWKEFEDRFGVQIHEAYGMTECSSLTTVCLDGKIGSIGKPLPYFEVRIMGDDGKVVPTGELGEIQVRGKQPGLILKGYFRNPEATSKCLLPDGWFATGDLAYMDEEGYIFFKGRSKDSLRINGENVSAWEVERVINEYPDIEECAVIGVPGELGGDDMKVFIKCVSGRNRPNPADIAKWCEPRMAKYQIPRYYTFIDSFEKTESQRTKKNGLSRSIDDSWDRYAK
- a CDS encoding enoyl-CoA hydratase/isomerase family protein; translated protein: MSSVIIYEKRDKVAYITINRPEVYNALNNETKHELFLAIKDYSKDDSLRCAVLTGAGKNAFCAGQDFNESHDIKPDKAKEWIDSFLPFYDEVRGLEKPIVCVVNGACAGSGFQLPLLCDIRIATPNARFGMTEIDAGFPTITGSSLLWTNLGKSLTVDLSLTGRLMSAEEALHHGLISKIIPWEKLDEEVAAYCEMLCSKPPTAIRTMKKWFNMIEEPQYRASFYYAAEAHFRGYASGEPKIWQERFMAKHKARKEAESKD
- a CDS encoding CoA transferase; translation: MGKPLDGILVVDFTIYFAGPSAGKILADWGANVIKVEPLEGEPGRYSGAVMGLRADDGSNPYWELLNGGKRTISINMKSTDGQKIMDRLLARANIFISNCRLQALSRLGLEYETMSVKHPHIIWGHICGYGHNGDESGKPGFDAAAFWSRSGALLDVADKDGNPLTNPFAMGDIATGCSLAGGVAACLYKQAMSGRGEKVVTSLYATGIWHSACLVQSTWHGDEWPKSRRQPFSPLCNSFRCKDGRWLYMSIMEYKRYFSVLCRVVGRPELIVDPRFNNEPALREHCAVFTKILDEAFMEKDYEEWDRLLIEADIVHDRIGHFKDVASDLQALANNYVYFTHDREGTDELIPATPVQFGEWNMEHKNAPLMGENTDEIMTELGYCQEDIEHFKKGGTIS
- a CDS encoding LysR family transcriptional regulator, which encodes MDINKLQVFLKVIEHNNLTKAAESLGYTQSGITHIINGIEKEVGFRLLKRCHSGVSLTPDGEQLIQFFTDLVDINHQMNHKIMQIKGLTRGSIRIGSYTSVTLFYLPEILKEFLKQHPNIDISLMKGNCSDMEKCLDEGTIDVAFLSQQDYHSYDFIELLQDPIYAAMSPENQLAEYDPLPIKMLNNAPILHFVAPTGRDLDVEKILAQITPRVVYTTNFDYSLISMARQNLGVCLVPGLIAENEKDGVVLRELSPHCYRTLGMAVPLLSDASPATKSFIECAEMVVKKQKTKQVQTDK
- the nhaC gene encoding Na+/H+ antiporter NhaC, which codes for MAENRTFRKPTLAEAIIVVLALFLPITIGNIILGYNIILMLLVAGSLASLMAMCIGWRWKKIETSIIKHLDGAMPCVFILFMIGVVVASFIFAGSIPMLIYYGMHMVNPKFLMLCSLLICSVLSVATGLSWTSAGTAGVALMGIAMGLEVPLPPVLGAIVAGAVIGDKLSPLSDTTNLAAMATGVYLYDHIRSMLWTTVPAFIVAAVIYTVYGLTSISGGSLESENVTIMLRQMDQIYNWNILLMIPFVIMIGGALLKYPAVPCMFGASLVAIVLGVYVQGFSFADGVNCLMSGFKVSMASSSGIDPEAISPAVLKLLHRGGLNSMFFTICIVISAYTYTGIAQGAGYFDILLEHLVGKKASQGMTVLIAVISGIFLTIFGGISYIPIIMLGTLFKKPFLRHNLDLSNLSRTCEDTGTMFIACVPWASSGVYYHGVFGVSVLTFAPWIIISFICPVLAVIYGYTGFGMKKISPEEAKRQLAALEAEDSVIV